ACAAGTAACTTCCTCTTTGCAGCTATTTTTGGGCAGCGCTAAGGTAGGCACACTTCTTATGGCCACACTcgtaaaagtaaaatattatttcagagAGTAGAGTGCTTCGGTCCTTTTGGTACCTAAGAATTGCTAGTAAATTACCTGGGTTTGAAGCCCTCCTCCAGCATCTAGGGCACCTGCAGCCCACTATAGCTTCCCCAGGGCTGGTGTTACTACTGGTACTCTAGGTCCTATATGCGATCAATTTGTTATTTCCATCCCTCTCCCCTGCATCAGTGATTGAAACCTCGGAAAGAacaggggagggagggaggataagaaagatgaaaatagaCATAAGAAGAAACTGTTGGTATCAGGTAACATGGAAATGGTAAGTTTGGCTTGAAACCTCTTCCATGTAGCAGCAGCATCTTGTGCTGGCAACGAATGAAGGAGCGGGATCACATGAAGAAGAATAAAGGACAGCAGGTTTCCTTGGTcaaaatacaacataaaaaacacaaaacaaacaccaaactCGACCCAGTGTACGTGGGCGCACACTAAGAAAGCAATGTTATTGTAGGGGGAGCATGTCACGGTGCGTGTCGGGGGGTGACGCGGTGTTAAGCATCATTTTCTCCATCCTCCAGGGTGAGACTCTTCTGGCCGTGCCCGCGGACCCCGCTTGGGAGCCTCGGGAAGCATTCCCATCGGCTCGGGAGAGAGGAGCAGCGGCGGTACCGGTATCAGCACCCGCGAGGGCCGCAATGCCCGGAGGCGCGGAGCCGCCGGTTCTCCGTTCCGCCCTCACTCCCTCGCTTCCTCCCCACAAGCCTTGCTTCGCCGCTTGGGGAGCTAAATAAACACGGTTTTAACGACAAAAGGCCGTGCTGGCGGCTGCTTGACAGCCGACAACGGGGCGGGAGAGCAACCCGGGCCCGTCTCCGGTGCGGCTCACCTCCCGCTCCGTTCCCACAGGGACTCGCCACTCCCGCGAGCATCAGCCATGTGTCTGCTCAAGTGCGATTAACACCGACTTGCGAACCCCCCCTTTTCTACACTCCCCCCAGGACCATTTGGAGCATGCACGTGCCAGCGCCCCGTGTTTACACAGTGGCGCCTTCGCGCGCAGCCTTTTTGCGGATGGCGCTGGCAAATGAGCTGGGGGAGGTGGGCTCCGCCGCCGGCTATAAAACCCTCCAGGCCCGGAGCGAATAGGGTCAGGCGATTAGACATGCACGGCTGGAGGATGGATGCTAGCAGCGGGACGGGGTGCGCCTGTGTctgcccatccccagcagcGCTGTCCCCGCAGGGATGCTCGCCTCTTGCCTCCTCGGCCCGCTGCAGGGCGCAGACTAGCTCAGCCCTAACGGTTCTGCCCTTGTCCCGTAGCTCTGCTCCTTTCTGGAGGCCGTGGGTGGCCGCGCCAGGCGAGGCGGTAAGGCGGAGCGGTACCGACACCGATTCCGCCGTGGTGAGTGGGGCACGTGGGGTGGGTCCGGGAGAACCGTTTATGGAGTTCTGGCAGGGCCCCCGAGCGCTGGTGCTGTGCCCGTGCGCTCATCTCTGTTCTTTTCCCCGCAGCCACTCCGCCCCTGCGGGCTGGCGGAAGCCTCCCGAAAGCTGGCGCAGTACAAGCACCCCGTCAGGTAAGTGCCCGTCCTGGCCTGCCGCGGGTTACTGCGGGGCAGCACCGGGGCCCGCGGTACGGCGCGGCCGGGAAAGAGGGAAGAGTCCCTTAATCGGGAGTGTGGTACTGGGGTGACCGAGCGGCTCCCCAGCCCCTTTTGTTCCCACCCATGCATTTATGTAGAGATTGCTCAGAGTGATTTAGCTATCCAAGTGTTTATGAACTGACAGGCCTTTGGGTGAATCACTGTCAGTGCTTGTGGGTTTACCAGCAATTTAAGATAAGATGTTGGCATGCTGCTGTGGTGTGACTTAAACATGTTGTACATGTGGCTGGTTTTAGGATTTGTTGTGATGTGTGATAGCAGACTTGGCTGAAGCACCTTGCTACTCATTCCTGTGCTCAGAACTAAAAAAATTAGGTGGGGTAGTTTGCTGTGCAACCGTCCTGGTGCAAGGAAGCAGGTGCAGGTATGGGAAAGAGTGGCAGGATGATAGGATATGGACTGACTAAGCCAACACTGACAAGATATTCATGTACTTACTGCTTTAATGAGGAAGGTAATGGCAATATCTGAATTGTCAgttctgaaaaggaaataaagctaCAGTTGAATCTGCAGGTGAGCCTGTATTCAGAAGTACCAGTAGATGTTGCAAGGTGCTGAAAGTAATTCCACAAATATTTATTCCAGACAAGATGTGGCTTTCTCCCAAATCTAGGCTCTGATCCTTTACATACTGATGCACAGACCTTGACTTCACTGTGACTGCTCTGGGGCTTGGGGATGAGTGAGTGCTGAAGGAAGCACAGGGAATGGAGACATCCTATAAAGCAAGTGTCAGTTACTTTGTGCCTCAAAGGAAGCAGTGTCCTATTAAACAGTAGCCTAGAAAGCACTTTTTGTAATTGCTATAAAACTATCTAGTTTGTTTCTTAATGTAAACATTGTATTATAAGCAATCTGTAGTCAGCATTTTATTATGTAGCTATGTGCATGTATCTTAGCTCTTGAGACttgtctgtttctttcagcTATTTCCAAACTGTAAACAAAAGAGCATCAAACTAGCAATGCTAGTTGAAAAGGAACTGAAA
This window of the Melopsittacus undulatus isolate bMelUnd1 chromosome 3, bMelUnd1.mat.Z, whole genome shotgun sequence genome carries:
- the RIPPLY2 gene encoding protein ripply2; this translates as MHGWRMDASSGTGCACVCPSPAALSPQGCSPLASSARCRAQTSSALTVLPLSRSSAPFWRPWVAAPGEAPLRPCGLAEASRKLAQYKHPVRLFWPKSRCYDYLYQEAEALLKNFPVQATISFYEDSDSEDDELEQDLRIASDC